A genomic stretch from Taeniopygia guttata chromosome 9, bTaeGut7.mat, whole genome shotgun sequence includes:
- the LOC100219596 gene encoding claudin-19 isoform X3 — translation MASSCLQICALLLALAGFTTLLVTTMSSRWKVLDTTTELVTADWVSEGLWMDCAATAFGSVQCKQFLYMLSSDPHIQACRALMITSILLGFLAAVLSLLGMKCTNIGLSDEEGKMKFTVTGGFLFILGGLCSMVAISWYAAMVTAQFFNQLYAGTNPKKYAYSAPQAASQPHMYPRSSETVISNKEYV, via the exons ATGGCATCATCCTGTCTACAGATCTGTGCGTTGCTGCTGGCTTTAGCAGGATTCACTACATTACTTGTTACTACCATGTCCAGCAGATGGAAAGTTTTGGACACCACGACAGAGCTGGTTACTGCAGACTGGGTTTCTGAAGGTCTTTGGATGGACTGTGCAGCAACTGCTTTTGGATCAGTACAGTGCAAGCAATTTCTCTACATGCTGAGTTCAGACC CTCACATTCAGGCATGCCGTGCCCTGATGATTACTTCCATCCTTTTGGGATTCTTAGCTGCAGTACTCTCACTGCTTGGTATGAAGTGCACAAACATTGGGTTGAGtgatgaagaaggaaaaatgaagtTTACTGTCACAGgaggatttctttttattttaggaG GTCTCTGCTCCATGGTGGCTATTTCTTGGTATGCTGCAATGGTTACTGCTCAGTTTTTTAACCAACTGTATGCTGGAACCAA TCCCAAGAAGTATGCATATTCAGCACCCCAGGCAGCTTCTCAGCCACACATGTATCCCAGGAGCTCTGAGACGGTCATAAGCAACAAGGAGTATGTCTGA
- the LOC100219596 gene encoding claudin-15 isoform X2 — MTATLEIVGFLLCLGGLAVIGATLPNNYWKVSSIHGSVITTSTLFENLWKSCAEDSTGVSNCRDFDSMLALPAHIQACRALMITSILLGFLAAVLSLLGMKCTNIGLSDEEGKMKFTVTGGFLFILGGLCSMVAISWYAAMVTAQFFNQLYAGTKYELGEGLYLGWAGSILYILGGILLTCSCRVKEKQNYSPKKYAYSAPQAASQPHMYPRSSETVISNKEYV; from the exons ATGACTGCTACATTGGAAATTGTTGGCTTTCTTTTGTGCTTGGGTGGGTTGGCAGTTATTGGAGCTACTTTGCCAAATAATTACTGGAAAGTTTCCAGTATACATGGTTCTGTGATCACAACATCCACGCTGTTTGAAAACCTGTGGAAGAGTTGTGCAGAAGACAGCACTGGAGTATCCAACTGCAGGGATTTTGACTCCATGCTTGCATTGCCTG CTCACATTCAGGCATGCCGTGCCCTGATGATTACTTCCATCCTTTTGGGATTCTTAGCTGCAGTACTCTCACTGCTTGGTATGAAGTGCACAAACATTGGGTTGAGtgatgaagaaggaaaaatgaagtTTACTGTCACAGgaggatttctttttattttaggaG GTCTCTGCTCCATGGTGGCTATTTCTTGGTATGCTGCAATGGTTACTGCTCAGTTTTTTAACCAACTGTATGCTGGAACCAA GTATGAACTAGGAGAAGGTCTGTACTTAGGCTGGGCTGGATCTATCCTTTATATACTCGGTGGGATCTTACTGACCTGTTCATGCAGagtgaaggaaaaacaaaattacag TCCCAAGAAGTATGCATATTCAGCACCCCAGGCAGCTTCTCAGCCACACATGTATCCCAGGAGCTCTGAGACGGTCATAAGCAACAAGGAGTATGTCTGA
- the LOC100219596 gene encoding claudin-19 isoform X1 codes for MASSCLQICALLLALAGFTTLLVTTMSSRWKVLDTTTELVTADWVSEGLWMDCAATAFGSVQCKQFLYMLSSDPHIQACRALMITSILLGFLAAVLSLLGMKCTNIGLSDEEGKMKFTVTGGFLFILGGLCSMVAISWYAAMVTAQFFNQLYAGTKYELGEGLYLGWAGSILYILGGILLTCSCRVKEKQNYSPKKYAYSAPQAASQPHMYPRSSETVISNKEYV; via the exons ATGGCATCATCCTGTCTACAGATCTGTGCGTTGCTGCTGGCTTTAGCAGGATTCACTACATTACTTGTTACTACCATGTCCAGCAGATGGAAAGTTTTGGACACCACGACAGAGCTGGTTACTGCAGACTGGGTTTCTGAAGGTCTTTGGATGGACTGTGCAGCAACTGCTTTTGGATCAGTACAGTGCAAGCAATTTCTCTACATGCTGAGTTCAGACC CTCACATTCAGGCATGCCGTGCCCTGATGATTACTTCCATCCTTTTGGGATTCTTAGCTGCAGTACTCTCACTGCTTGGTATGAAGTGCACAAACATTGGGTTGAGtgatgaagaaggaaaaatgaagtTTACTGTCACAGgaggatttctttttattttaggaG GTCTCTGCTCCATGGTGGCTATTTCTTGGTATGCTGCAATGGTTACTGCTCAGTTTTTTAACCAACTGTATGCTGGAACCAA GTATGAACTAGGAGAAGGTCTGTACTTAGGCTGGGCTGGATCTATCCTTTATATACTCGGTGGGATCTTACTGACCTGTTCATGCAGagtgaaggaaaaacaaaattacag TCCCAAGAAGTATGCATATTCAGCACCCCAGGCAGCTTCTCAGCCACACATGTATCCCAGGAGCTCTGAGACGGTCATAAGCAACAAGGAGTATGTCTGA